In Arthrobacter sp. SLBN-83, one DNA window encodes the following:
- a CDS encoding J-domain-containing protein, whose amino-acid sequence MSGGAGDFRKRLERAADMRSYRGAGISAEEEAALDALDAQEREKRRKVSDAARAEYLVRDAMAQGKFDNLKYAGKPIPGLGESYDPDWWVKGLIQRENISGLGPAAILLRTEDAELDSKLDAQYTEQQVRDVLQDFNRRVIDARRQLQGGPPVITKTRDVEEEVQRWRGRRAARVEETPAEPEPERSWWKRLWKGSG is encoded by the coding sequence ATGAGCGGCGGCGCAGGGGATTTCCGGAAGCGGCTGGAGCGGGCGGCTGACATGCGTTCATACCGCGGCGCCGGCATCAGTGCGGAGGAGGAAGCCGCCCTGGATGCCCTCGACGCCCAGGAGCGGGAGAAGCGCAGGAAGGTCAGCGACGCGGCCCGCGCAGAATACCTGGTCCGAGACGCCATGGCGCAGGGCAAGTTCGACAACCTCAAGTACGCGGGCAAGCCGATTCCCGGCCTGGGTGAAAGCTATGACCCCGACTGGTGGGTCAAGGGGCTGATCCAGCGCGAGAACATCAGCGGCCTGGGCCCGGCCGCCATCCTGCTCCGCACCGAGGACGCCGAACTCGACTCAAAGCTGGACGCCCAGTACACGGAGCAGCAGGTCCGGGACGTCCTGCAGGACTTCAACCGGCGGGTCATCGATGCCCGCCGCCAGCTGCAGGGCGGGCCGCCTGTGATCACCAAAACCCGCGACGTCGAGGAGGAAGTGCAGCGCTGGCGCGGGCGGCGTGCCGCCCGCGTGGAGGAAACTCCTGCCGAGCCGGAGCCCGAGCGCTCCTGGTGGAAGCGGCTCTGGAAGGGGAGCGGCTAG